One Chionomys nivalis chromosome 4, mChiNiv1.1, whole genome shotgun sequence genomic region harbors:
- the LOC130873859 gene encoding 60S ribosomal protein L36-like, producing the protein MALCYPMAVGLNKGHKVTKNVSQLRHSRRRGSLTKHTKFVRDVIREVCGFAPYKRRAVELLKVSKDKRELKFIKKRVGTHRHAKRKREEPSNVRPS; encoded by the coding sequence ATGGCCCTGTGCTACCCCATGGCCGTGGGCCTCAACAAGGGCCACAAGGTGACGAAGAACGTAAGCCAGCTGAGGCACAGCCGGCGGCGAGGGAGCCTCACAAAGCACACCAAATTCGTGCGGGACGTGATCCGGGAGGTATGCGGCTTTGCGCCTTACAAGCGGCGCGCCGTGGAGCTGCTCAAGGTGTCCAAGGACAAGCGCGAGCTCAAGTTCATCAAGAAGCGGGTGGGCACGCACAGACACGCCAAGAGGAAGCGGGAGGAGCCGAGCAACGTTCGGCCATCATGA